The following coding sequences lie in one Arabidopsis thaliana chromosome 3, partial sequence genomic window:
- a CDS encoding RING/U-box superfamily protein (RING/U-box superfamily protein; FUNCTIONS IN: zinc ion binding; EXPRESSED IN: 23 plant structures; EXPRESSED DURING: 14 growth stages; CONTAINS InterPro DOMAIN/s: Zinc finger, RING-type, conserved site (InterPro:IPR017907), Zinc finger, RING-type (InterPro:IPR001841), Zinc finger, C3HC4 RING-type (InterPro:IPR018957); Has 547 Blast hits to 545 proteins in 114 species: Archae - 0; Bacteria - 0; Metazoa - 229; Fungi - 32; Plants - 178; Viruses - 65; Other Eukaryotes - 43 (source: NCBI BLink).) yields the protein MAAKEIAGGSGSIDDGSDFDPCPICLGQFLRESYLDTCFHKFCFNCIKQWIKVVSSKASKQRSSVTCPLCKTENLSIIHNYDGCSFERHYIDPNIPDGFVLTKEQRYRLQCYYTESGFLADVFDVARFWKLQKFLQPNRCLEAWLRRELQALMQEEDVDIVLHHLVGVMESFCKRIKQRRKQETRSAETTNQEQFKAVVSEAARPFVMARTDRFVDELELFLAAGLNLEAYDAIYKQGLEGNNRREIGAASEEREEVEEHNVRTRVTPYLFIFEEDSD from the exons ATGGCGGCGAAGGAGATCGCCGGCGGGAGCGGTTCTATTGACGATGGATCCGATTTTGATCCATGTCCTATTTGCCTTGGACAATTCCTCCGTGAATCCTACCTTGATACCTGTTTCC acaagttttgtttcaattgtaTAAAACAATGGATCAAAGTTGTTTCAAGCAAGGCCTCTAAGCAACGTTCCTCAGTGACATGTCCTCTCTGTAAG ACAGAGAATTTATCCATCATCCACAACTACGATGGATGTTCTTTTGAGCGGCATTATATCGACCCGAATATTCCAGATGG ttttgtattAACAAAAGAACAGAGATACAGGTTGCAGTGTTACTACACCGAATCAG GTTTCCTCGCCGATGTATTCGATGTTGCACGGTTTTGGAAGCTGCAAAAGTTTCTCCAGCCGAACCGGTGCCTTGAAGCCTGGTTGAGGAGGGAGCTTCAAGCTCTGATGCAG GAGGAAGATGTTGATATTGTTCTGCATCATTTGGTCGGTGTGATGGAATCCTTCTGCAAAAG AATCAAACAGAGACgcaaacaagaaacaagaagcgCAGAGAcaacaaatcaagaacaatTCAAAGCAGTTGTCTCAGAAGCAGCACGTCCATTTGTAATGGCGAGAACAGACCGATTTGTGGATGAACTTGAACTCTTTCTGGCCGCGGGACTAAACTTGGAGGCTTATGATGCAATCTATAAGCAGGGTTTAGAGGGGAACAACCGAAGAGAGATCGGTGCAGCtagtgaagaaagagaagaagtggaagaacATAATGTAAGAACACGAGTGACtccttatttgtttatcttcGAGGAAGACTCAGACTGA
- a CDS encoding Heavy metal transport/detoxification superfamily protein (Heavy metal transport/detoxification superfamily protein; Has 35333 Blast hits to 34131 proteins in 2444 species: Archae - 798; Bacteria - 22429; Metazoa - 974; Fungi - 991; Plants - 531; Viruses - 0; Other Eukaryotes - 9610 (source: NCBI BLink).), producing the protein MGGNNKPKGGKESNQVKGKAGGGGGGGQNHGHGQPMQLNPQQIQQMMMMKAAHGGGGGGQMKMPPMAAKDQKKSVKFADDEDDEFSEDDYDDEDFSEDDYDDDEFDDDEDDDDEMGHGHGHGGGGGNHMPPNKMMMPNKMMPQMGGHHGNGGGPKGPNEIMMMMNGFKGGGGGGKKGGGGGFEIPVQMKGMGEGKNGKDGKKGKGGEKGKKEGKENKGGGKTGKTDAKSGGGGLLGFFKKGKSGNGDEKKSAGKKDGHGGNKVKSHGGGGGVQHYDSGPKKGGGGTKGGGHGGLDIDELMKHSKGGGGGGNKGNHNHSAKGIGGGPMGPGGPMGPGGPMGQGGPMGMMGPGGPMSMMGPGGPMGPMGGQGGSYPAVQGLPMSGGGGYYPGPPQASQQMNQQQYMQMMMNQQQQQQQQQQAVAHGGYGGGHGGDMYHPMMYARPYPAVNYAHPPPMPPPHSDSYTHMFSDENPGSCSIM; encoded by the coding sequence ATGGGTGGAAACAATAAGCCTAAAGGTGGAAAAGAGAGTAACCAAGTCAAGGGTAAAGctggtggtggcggtggaggaggTCAGAATCATGGACATGGTCAGCCAATGCAATTGAATCCTCAACAGATTcaacagatgatgatgatgaaggcTGCTcacggtggtggtggtggtggtcaGATGAAGATGCCGCCTATGGCAGCTAAGGATCAGAAGAAGTCAGTTAAGTttgctgatgatgaagacgatgagTTTAGTGaagatgattatgatgatgaggatTTCAGTGaagatgattatgatgatgatgagttcgatgatgatgaagatgatgatgatgagatggGTCATGGTCATGGACATGGAGGAGGTGGGGGTAATCACATGCCTCCTAATAAGATGATGATGCCTAACAAGATGATGCCTCAGATGGGTGGTCATCATGGTAATGGTGGTGGACCTAAGGGTCCCAAtgagataatgatgatgatgaatgggTTCAAAGGCGGAGGCGGTGGAGGAAAGAAAGGCGGTGGTGGCGGGTTTGAGATTCCGGTGCAGATGAAGGGAATGGGTGAGGGTAAAAATGGAAAGGATGGTAAAAAGGGTAAAGGAGGAGAGAAGGGTAAGaaagaagggaaagagaatAAAGGTGGGGGCAAAACCGGAAAAACAGATGCCAaaagtggtggtggtggcctTCTAGGGTTTTTCAAAAAGGGTAAAAGTGGGAACggagatgagaagaagagcGCTGGGAAGAAAGATGGCCATGGGGGTAATAAGGTCAAATCTCATGGTGGGGGAGGAGGAGTTCAGCATTATGATAGTGGGCCTAAAAAAGGTGGTGGTGGGACCAAAGGAGGAGGCCATGGGGGCCTTGACATTGATGAGCTCATGAAACACAGcaaaggaggaggaggaggaggtaaCAAGGGCAATCATAATCATAGCGCCAAAGGGATTGGTGGTGGCCCAATGGGTCCAGGCGGTCCGATGGGTCCAGGCGGTCCGATGGGTCAAGGTGGTCCGATGGGTATGATGGGTCCAGGTGGTCCGATGAGTATGATGGGTCCAGGCGGTCCTATGGGTCCAATGGGTGGCCAAGGCGGCTCTTACCCAGCGGTTCAAGGCTTGCCAATGAGTGGAGGTGGAGGATATTATCCAGGGCCGCCTCAGGCAAGTCAGCAAATGAACCAACAACAATATATGCAAATGATGATGAACcaacagcagcaacaacaacaacaacaacaagctgTAGCTCATGGTGGCTATGGCGGTGGTCACGGTGGCGACATGTACCATCCGATGATGTACGCTCGGCCTTATCCTGCAGTTAATTATGCTCACCCTCCACCAATGCCGCCTCCTCACTCGGATTCTTATACTCATATGTTCAGCGATGAGAATCCAGGTAGTTGTAGTATTATGTGA
- a CDS encoding Signal peptidase subunit (Signal peptidase subunit; FUNCTIONS IN: peptidase activity; INVOLVED IN: signal peptide processing; LOCATED IN: endoplasmic reticulum, cell wall; EXPRESSED IN: 26 plant structures; EXPRESSED DURING: 13 growth stages; CONTAINS InterPro DOMAIN/s: Signal peptidase 22kDa subunit (InterPro:IPR007653); BEST Arabidopsis thaliana protein match is: Signal peptidase subunit (TAIR:AT5G27430.1); Has 35333 Blast hits to 34131 proteins in 2444 species: Archae - 798; Bacteria - 22429; Metazoa - 974; Fungi - 991; Plants - 531; Viruses - 0; Other Eukaryotes - 9610 (source: NCBI BLink).) yields the protein MHTFGYRANALLTFAVTALAFICAIASFSDKFSNQNPSAEIQILNINRFKKQSHGNDEVSLTLDISADLQSLFTWNTKQVFVFVAAEYETPKNSLNQVSLWDAIIPAKEHAKFRIQVSNKYRFIDQVQIFGAKTST from the exons ATGCATACTTTTGGTTACAGAGCAAATGCTCTGCTCACTTTCGCAGTCACGGCTCTTGCTTTCATTTGCGCAATCGCGTCCTTCTCAGACAAATTCAGCAACCAAAATCCTTCTGCTGAGATCCAG ATACTTAATATCAATCGGTTTAAGAAGCAATCTCATGGTAACGATGAG GTCAGCTTGACACTGGACATATCAGCAGACTTGCAATCACTTTTTACTTGGAACACCAAACAG gtttttgttttcgtagCAGCAGAGTATGAAACCCCAAAGAATTCCCTGAATCAG GTTTCTCTATGGGATGCCATTATTCCTGCCAAGGAACATGCCAAATTCCGGATTCAAGTCTCAAACAAGTACCGTTTCATCGATCAGGTACA AATCTTCGGGGCAAAGACTTCAACTTGA
- a CDS encoding RING/U-box superfamily protein translates to MQTENLSIIHNYDGCSFERHYIDPNIPDGFVLTKEQRYRLQCYYTESGFLADVFDVARFWKLQKFLQPNRCLEAWLRRELQALMQEEDVDIVLHHLVGVMESFCKRIKQRRKQETRSAETTNQEQFKAVVSEAARPFVMARTDRFVDELELFLAAGLNLEAYDAIYKQGLEGNNRREIGAASEEREEVEEHNVRTRVTPYLFIFEEDSD, encoded by the exons ATGCAGACAGAGAATTTATCCATCATCCACAACTACGATGGATGTTCTTTTGAGCGGCATTATATCGACCCGAATATTCCAGATGG ttttgtattAACAAAAGAACAGAGATACAGGTTGCAGTGTTACTACACCGAATCAG GTTTCCTCGCCGATGTATTCGATGTTGCACGGTTTTGGAAGCTGCAAAAGTTTCTCCAGCCGAACCGGTGCCTTGAAGCCTGGTTGAGGAGGGAGCTTCAAGCTCTGATGCAG GAGGAAGATGTTGATATTGTTCTGCATCATTTGGTCGGTGTGATGGAATCCTTCTGCAAAAG AATCAAACAGAGACgcaaacaagaaacaagaagcgCAGAGAcaacaaatcaagaacaatTCAAAGCAGTTGTCTCAGAAGCAGCACGTCCATTTGTAATGGCGAGAACAGACCGATTTGTGGATGAACTTGAACTCTTTCTGGCCGCGGGACTAAACTTGGAGGCTTATGATGCAATCTATAAGCAGGGTTTAGAGGGGAACAACCGAAGAGAGATCGGTGCAGCtagtgaagaaagagaagaagtggaagaacATAATGTAAGAACACGAGTGACtccttatttgtttatcttcGAGGAAGACTCAGACTGA
- the MEF19 gene encoding mitochondrial editing factor 19 (mitochondrial editing factor 19 (MEF19); CONTAINS InterPro DOMAIN/s: Pentatricopeptide repeat (InterPro:IPR002885); BEST Arabidopsis thaliana protein match is: SLOW GROWTH 1 (TAIR:AT2G22410.1); Has 38600 Blast hits to 13827 proteins in 232 species: Archae - 0; Bacteria - 10; Metazoa - 58; Fungi - 134; Plants - 37910; Viruses - 0; Other Eukaryotes - 488 (source: NCBI BLink).), which yields MMKKHYKPILSQLENCRSLVELNQLHGLMIKSSVIRNVIPLSRLIDFCTTCPETMNLSYARSVFESIDCPSVYIWNSMIRGYSNSPNPDKALIFYQEMLRKGYSPDYFTFPYVLKACSGLRDIQFGSCVHGFVVKTGFEVNMYVSTCLLHMYMCCGEVNYGLRVFEDIPQWNVVAWGSLISGFVNNNRFSDAIEAFREMQSNGVKANETIMVDLLVACGRCKDIVTGKWFHGFLQGLGFDPYFQSKVGFNVILATSLIDMYAKCGDLRTARYLFDGMPERTLVSWNSIITGYSQNGDAEEALCMFLDMLDLGIAPDKVTFLSVIRASMIQGCSQLGQSIHAYVSKTGFVKDAAIVCALVNMYAKTGDAESAKKAFEDLEKKDTIAWTVVIIGLASHGHGNEALSIFQRMQEKGNATPDGITYLGVLYACSHIGLVEEGQRYFAEMRDLHGLEPTVEHYGCMVDILSRAGRFEEAERLVKTMPVKPNVNIWGALLNGCDIHENLELTDRIRSMVAEPEELGSGIYVLLSNIYAKAGRWADVKLIRESMKSKRVDKVLGHSSVETMF from the coding sequence ATGATGAAGAAGCACTACAAACCAATTCTCTCTCAGCTAGAGAATTGCAGATCATTGGTGGAACTGAATCAACTCCATGGTTTAATGATCAAATCCTCAGTTATCAGAAACGTCATTCCTCTAAGCCGACTCATAGATTTCTGCACTACTTGTCCTGAGACTATGAATCTCAGCTACGCGAGATCAGTTTTCGAAAGTATCGATTGTCCAAGTGTTTATATATGGAACTCTATGATCAGAGGCTACTCAAACAGTCCAAATCCAGATAAAGCATTGATCTTTTACCAAGAAATGCTTCGAAAAGGTTATTCTCCGGATTATTTCACTTTTCCTTATGTTCTTAAGGCTTGTTCTGGGTTAAGGGATATTCAATTCGGGAGTTGTGTTCATGGGTTTGTTGTGAAAACTGGGTTTGAAGTGAATATGTATGTTTCTACTTGCTTGCTTCATATGTATATGTGTTGTGGAGAAGTGAATTATGGTTTGAGAGTTTTTGAGGATATTCCTCAGTGGAACGTTGTTGCTTGGGGAAGTTTGATTTCTGGTTTTGTGAATAACAATCGGTTTAGTGACGCTATTGAGGCGTTTAGGGAGATGCAGAGTAATGGTGTGAAGGCAAATGAGACAATAATGGTGGATCTTTTGGTTGCTTGTGGTAGATGTAAAGACATTGTGACTGGGAAATGGTTTCATGGGTTTCTTCAAGGATTAGGCTTTGATCCATATTTTCAGTCCAAAGTTGGATTCAATGTGATTTTGGCTACAAGTCTCATTGATATGTATGCTAAATGTGGAGATCTGAGAACTGCGAGGTATCTGTTCGATGGAATGCCTGAGAGAACCTTGGTTTCTTGGAACTCCATCATTACAGGGTATAGTCAGAACGGTGATGCAGAGGAAGCACTGTGTATGTTTTTGGATATGCTTGATTTGGGTATAGCTCCTGATAAAGTAACCTTTTTGAGTGTTATCAGAGCTTCCATGATCCAAGGATGTTCACAATTGGGACAATCGATTCACGCTTATGTATCGAAAACCGGCTTTGTGAAGGATGCTGCCATAGTTTGTGCACTTGTAAATATGTATGCTAAAACCGGTGATGCTGAGAGCGCAAAAAAAGCGTTTGAAGATCTGGAGAAGAAAGATACAATAGCTTGGACCGTTGTGATCATTGGGTTAGCCAGTCACGGCCACGGGAATGAAGCATTGAGTATATTCCAGAGGATGCAAGAGAAAGGTAATGCTACACCTGATGGAATCACATATCTCGGGGTCTTATATGCGTGTAGCCACATAGGTTTAGTTGAGGAAGGACAGAGATACTTTGCAGAAATGAGAGATCTTCACGGCTTAGAACCAACAGTTGAACACTATGGATGTATGGTTGATATCTTGAGCCGTGCTGGTCGTTTTGAAGAGGCAGAGAGATTGGTAAAGACTATGCCGGTAAAACCCAATGTTAATATATGGGGTGCATTGTTAAATGGTTGTGATATACATGAAAATCTCGAGCTCACTGATCGGATAAGATCCATGGTTGCTGAGCCAGAAGAACTTGGTAGCGGAATCTATGTTCTTCTATCTAATATATACGCCAAAGCTGGCCGATGGGCTGATGTTAAGCTAATTAGAGAATCCATGAAGAGCAAAAGGGTAGATAAAGTTTTAGGTCATAGTTCTGTTGAAACAATGTTCTAA
- a CDS encoding Heavy metal transport/detoxification superfamily protein (Heavy metal transport/detoxification superfamily protein; FUNCTIONS IN: metal ion binding; INVOLVED IN: metal ion transport; EXPRESSED IN: 23 plant structures; EXPRESSED DURING: 13 growth stages; CONTAINS InterPro DOMAIN/s: Heavy metal transport/detoxification protein (InterPro:IPR006121); BEST Arabidopsis thaliana protein match is: Heavy metal transport/detoxification superfamily protein (TAIR:AT5G19090.3); Has 104094 Blast hits to 37949 proteins in 1893 species: Archae - 136; Bacteria - 23727; Metazoa - 41586; Fungi - 5547; Plants - 9947; Viruses - 1642; Other Eukaryotes - 21509 (source: NCBI BLink).), which yields MNKQDVMKLQTCVLKVNVHCEGCKHKVKKQLQKIEGVYSVKADVEQGRVTVTGNIDPALLVKKLSKSGKHAEILGGGGGGGGGGGKGFPNLNGQFANLNMGGNNKPKGGKESNQVKGKAGGGGGGGQNHGHGQPMQLNPQQIQQMMMMKAAHGGGGGGQMKMPPMAAKDQKKSVKFADDEDDEFSEDDYDDEDFSEDDYDDDEFDDDEDDDDEMGHGHGHGGGGGNHMPPNKMMMPNKMMPQMGGHHGNGGGPKGPNEIMMMMNGFKGGGGGGKKGGGGGFEIPVQMKGMGEGKNGKDGKKGKGGEKGKKEGKENKGGGKTGKTDAKSGGGGLLGFFKKGKSGNGDEKKSAGKKDGHGGNKVKSHGGGGGVQHYDSGPKKGGGGTKGGGHGGLDIDELMKHSKGGGGGGNKGNHNHSAKGIGGGPMGPGGPMGPGGPMGQGGPMGMMGPGGPMSMMGPGGPMGPMGGQGGSYPAVQGLPMSGGGGYYPGPPQASQQMNQQQYMQMMMNQQQQQQQQQQAVAHGGYGGGHGGDMYHPMMYARPYPAVNYAHPPPMPPPHSDSYTHMFSDENPGSCSIM from the exons ATGAATAAACAAGATGTTATGAAACTTCAG aCTTGTGTTCTGAAAGTGAACGTACACTGTGAAGGGTGTAAGCATAAAGTGAAGAAACAATTGCAGAAAATCGAAG GTGTTTACTCTGTAAAAGCAGATGTAGAACAGGGGAGAGTTACTGTTACAGGGAACATTGACCCAGCTCTTCTGGTTAAGAAACTTAGCAAATCAGGCAAACATGCCGAGATCTTaggcggtggtggaggaggaggcggcGGAGGTGGAAAGGGGTTTCCTAATCTGAATGGGCAATTTGCAAATCTCAACATGGGTGGAAACAATAAGCCTAAAGGTGGAAAAGAGAGTAACCAAGTCAAGGGTAAAGctggtggtggcggtggaggaggTCAGAATCATGGACATGGTCAGCCAATGCAATTGAATCCTCAACAGATTcaacagatgatgatgatgaaggcTGCTcacggtggtggtggtggtggtcaGATGAAGATGCCGCCTATGGCAGCTAAGGATCAGAAGAAGTCAGTTAAGTttgctgatgatgaagacgatgagTTTAGTGaagatgattatgatgatgaggatTTCAGTGaagatgattatgatgatgatgagttcgatgatgatgaagatgatgatgatgagatggGTCATGGTCATGGACATGGAGGAGGTGGGGGTAATCACATGCCTCCTAATAAGATGATGATGCCTAACAAGATGATGCCTCAGATGGGTGGTCATCATGGTAATGGTGGTGGACCTAAGGGTCCCAAtgagataatgatgatgatgaatgggTTCAAAGGCGGAGGCGGTGGAGGAAAGAAAGGCGGTGGTGGCGGGTTTGAGATTCCGGTGCAGATGAAGGGAATGGGTGAGGGTAAAAATGGAAAGGATGGTAAAAAGGGTAAAGGAGGAGAGAAGGGTAAGaaagaagggaaagagaatAAAGGTGGGGGCAAAACCGGAAAAACAGATGCCAaaagtggtggtggtggcctTCTAGGGTTTTTCAAAAAGGGTAAAAGTGGGAACggagatgagaagaagagcGCTGGGAAGAAAGATGGCCATGGGGGTAATAAGGTCAAATCTCATGGTGGGGGAGGAGGAGTTCAGCATTATGATAGTGGGCCTAAAAAAGGTGGTGGTGGGACCAAAGGAGGAGGCCATGGGGGCCTTGACATTGATGAGCTCATGAAACACAGcaaaggaggaggaggaggaggtaaCAAGGGCAATCATAATCATAGCGCCAAAGGGATTGGTGGTGGCCCAATGGGTCCAGGCGGTCCGATGGGTCCAGGCGGTCCGATGGGTCAAGGTGGTCCGATGGGTATGATGGGTCCAGGTGGTCCGATGAGTATGATGGGTCCAGGCGGTCCTATGGGTCCAATGGGTGGCCAAGGCGGCTCTTACCCAGCGGTTCAAGGCTTGCCAATGAGTGGAGGTGGAGGATATTATCCAGGGCCGCCTCAGGCAAGTCAGCAAATGAACCAACAACAATATATGCAAATGATGATGAACcaacagcagcaacaacaacaacaacaacaagctgTAGCTCATGGTGGCTATGGCGGTGGTCACGGTGGCGACATGTACCATCCGATGATGTACGCTCGGCCTTATCCTGCAGTTAATTATGCTCACCCTCCACCAATGCCGCCTCCTCACTCGGATTCTTATACTCATATGTTCAGCGATGAGAATCCAGGTAGTTGTAGTATTATGTGA
- a CDS encoding Signal peptidase subunit (Signal peptidase subunit; FUNCTIONS IN: peptidase activity; INVOLVED IN: signal peptide processing; LOCATED IN: endoplasmic reticulum, cell wall; EXPRESSED IN: 26 plant structures; EXPRESSED DURING: 13 growth stages; CONTAINS InterPro DOMAIN/s: Signal peptidase 22kDa subunit (InterPro:IPR007653); BEST Arabidopsis thaliana protein match is: Signal peptidase subunit (TAIR:AT5G27430.1); Has 426 Blast hits to 426 proteins in 201 species: Archae - 0; Bacteria - 0; Metazoa - 140; Fungi - 138; Plants - 78; Viruses - 0; Other Eukaryotes - 70 (source: NCBI BLink).), which produces MHTFGYRANALLTFAVTALAFICAIASFSDKFSNQNPSAEIQILNINRFKKQSHGNDEVSLTLDISADLQSLFTWNTKQVFVFVAAEYETPKNSLNQVSLWDAIIPAKEHAKFRIQVSNKYRFIDQGQNLRGKDFNLTLHWHVMPKTGKMFADKIVLPGYSLPDAYR; this is translated from the exons ATGCATACTTTTGGTTACAGAGCAAATGCTCTGCTCACTTTCGCAGTCACGGCTCTTGCTTTCATTTGCGCAATCGCGTCCTTCTCAGACAAATTCAGCAACCAAAATCCTTCTGCTGAGATCCAG ATACTTAATATCAATCGGTTTAAGAAGCAATCTCATGGTAACGATGAG GTCAGCTTGACACTGGACATATCAGCAGACTTGCAATCACTTTTTACTTGGAACACCAAACAG gtttttgttttcgtagCAGCAGAGTATGAAACCCCAAAGAATTCCCTGAATCAG GTTTCTCTATGGGATGCCATTATTCCTGCCAAGGAACATGCCAAATTCCGGATTCAAGTCTCAAACAAGTACCGTTTCATCGATCAG GGACAGAATCTTCGGGGCAAAGACTTCAACTTGACATTACACTGGCATGTCATGCCCAAGACCGGGAAGATGTTTGCTGACAAGATAGTCTTGCCTGGTTACAGTTTACCAGATGCATacagatga